In the genome of Ignavibacteriales bacterium, one region contains:
- a CDS encoding T9SS type A sorting domain-containing protein, whose amino-acid sequence MKKFIYTILFFVLIYSTGYSQFWQYQTSGTTQILNDVYMINELTGWICGDAGTLLRTTNAGQNWTQVAATGNDLNSILFKDANIGIAVGDNGTIVRTVNGGTTWSPVSSGTTEQFRKVSSGAGNMVFAAGDNGLAAVSNDNGASWSLVNSGTTTRFRGAAASGSNKIWAVGDDGLIRYSSNSGANWTTQTASVSSNDLHDIQFINDNVGFSGGNNSTFIYTSDGGQNWVTRNSGIFFDVNGIYFKDADNGWGVSIAGTIFFTTNGGQIWTSQPCGSSSTLNEAYFLHRGKGWTVGDNGTIVKYDNPNLPVELNSFTASVNGSSVTLKWSTASEINNRGFEVERKVNNSGFVKVGFVDGRGNTTEQTNYSFVDKNLSAGKYSYRIKQTDFDGTFEYFELKSEVSVEAPQSFSLEQNYPNPFNPSTKIKYSIPANVNGQTSNVVLKVYNVLGNEVATLVNENKTAGEYEVTFDAGNLSSGVYLYKLESGNIVETKKMLMIK is encoded by the coding sequence ATGAAAAAGTTCATTTATACAATTCTGTTTTTTGTTTTAATCTATTCCACTGGATATTCACAATTCTGGCAGTACCAAACCTCCGGTACAACACAAATATTAAATGACGTTTATATGATAAATGAACTAACCGGCTGGATTTGCGGGGATGCAGGAACTTTATTGAGAACTACAAATGCCGGACAAAACTGGACCCAGGTCGCGGCAACAGGAAACGATCTTAATTCTATTCTATTTAAAGATGCGAACATTGGTATAGCAGTTGGAGATAATGGAACAATAGTAAGGACCGTAAATGGAGGAACAACATGGAGCCCTGTTTCAAGCGGCACAACAGAACAATTCAGAAAAGTTTCATCCGGTGCCGGCAACATGGTTTTTGCCGCAGGTGATAACGGACTTGCCGCCGTATCAAATGATAATGGTGCATCATGGTCATTAGTTAATTCAGGAACAACAACAAGATTCAGGGGCGCGGCTGCTTCCGGGTCAAACAAGATTTGGGCGGTTGGTGATGACGGACTGATAAGATACTCTTCCAACTCCGGCGCAAACTGGACAACACAAACAGCATCTGTATCCAGTAATGATCTTCACGATATTCAATTTATTAATGACAACGTTGGATTTTCAGGCGGCAACAATTCAACATTTATTTACACAAGTGACGGCGGACAAAACTGGGTCACACGTAACTCAGGAATTTTCTTTGACGTTAACGGAATTTATTTTAAAGATGCCGATAACGGATGGGGAGTAAGTATTGCCGGAACAATTTTCTTTACAACAAATGGCGGACAGATCTGGACAAGCCAGCCATGCGGTTCATCTTCAACATTGAATGAAGCTTACTTCCTTCATCGCGGTAAAGGATGGACTGTTGGTGATAACGGGACAATAGTTAAATATGATAATCCAAATCTTCCCGTTGAACTTAATTCATTCACTGCTTCTGTAAACGGAAGTTCAGTAACATTAAAATGGAGTACGGCAAGTGAAATAAATAACCGGGGATTTGAGGTAGAGAGAAAAGTTAACAATTCAGGTTTTGTCAAAGTCGGATTTGTTGATGGAAGAGGAAATACGACGGAACAGACTAATTATAGTTTCGTTGATAAAAATCTTTCAGCAGGAAAATATTCTTACAGAATAAAACAGACAGACTTTGATGGTACCTTCGAATACTTTGAATTAAAATCAGAAGTAAGTGTTGAAGCTCCTCAATCATTTTCACTTGAGCAGAACTATCCGAATCCATTCAACCCATCAACTAAAATAAAGTATTCGATCCCGGCAAATGTGAATGGTCAAACATCAAATGTTGTATTGAAAGTCTATAATGTTCTTGGTAATGAAGTCGCAACACTTGTTAACGAAAACAAAACTGCCGGAGAATATGAGGTAACATTCGATGCAGGAAATCTATCAAGCGGAGTTTACCTGTATAAACTTGAATCCGGGAATATCGTTGAAACAAAAAAGATGTTGATGATTAAATGA
- a CDS encoding T9SS type A sorting domain-containing protein, whose amino-acid sequence MKKVSFSFFLFLSMLVPVSAQIVSTLVPGPSTFNDGLAIDKDGNIYAALYYGTTVTKITPSGTTSIFASGFSSPNGIKFGRDGYLYVPNATSNKISKVSPEGVVSDFITISNPGELYFDSEGLLYVANYTNSSISVIDTSNNITLLYSGAPLNGPIGVLKDAAGTLYIGNFTDGKVFRIENGNTFVEIGDLPGWLGFMVLIGENIYATAYQNNRIYKIPIDGSGQSVFAGNGTAGGTDGDVLSASFNQPNGITATSTGDTLYISEYNPRRLRMITGVLNPTSVNHDESELVNKFSLEQNYPNPFNPSTKIKFTVGEAYYASQVHVSLRVYDAIGNEIATLVNESKPAGEYEITFDGNNLPSGVYIYKFEAAGVIETRKMLMIK is encoded by the coding sequence ATGAAAAAAGTATCTTTTTCATTTTTCCTGTTCCTTTCTATGCTTGTTCCGGTTTCAGCACAGATTGTTTCAACTCTTGTTCCCGGTCCTTCCACATTTAACGATGGATTGGCGATAGATAAAGACGGTAATATTTATGCCGCGCTTTACTATGGAACCACGGTTACCAAAATTACTCCATCGGGAACAACAAGTATTTTTGCTTCAGGTTTTTCAAGTCCAAACGGAATAAAATTCGGCAGGGATGGATATTTATATGTACCGAATGCAACATCGAATAAAATAAGTAAAGTATCACCTGAAGGAGTTGTTTCGGATTTTATAACAATAAGTAATCCGGGTGAATTGTATTTTGATTCAGAGGGTTTGCTTTACGTTGCAAACTATACAAACTCAAGTATTTCTGTTATTGATACCTCAAATAACATAACATTGCTTTATTCCGGCGCGCCGTTAAACGGACCAATCGGAGTTTTAAAAGATGCAGCCGGAACTTTGTACATCGGTAATTTTACTGATGGAAAAGTTTTCAGAATAGAGAACGGGAATACTTTTGTCGAGATAGGTGATCTTCCGGGCTGGCTTGGATTTATGGTTTTGATAGGAGAAAATATTTATGCAACAGCATATCAGAATAATCGTATTTATAAAATACCAATTGATGGAAGTGGTCAATCAGTATTTGCCGGTAATGGCACTGCCGGCGGTACAGATGGAGATGTTCTATCAGCAAGTTTTAACCAGCCGAATGGAATTACGGCAACATCAACAGGCGACACTTTATATATATCAGAATATAACCCAAGACGTTTGCGGATGATAACTGGTGTGCTTAATCCAACTTCAGTTAATCATGATGAATCTGAATTAGTAAATAAATTTTCACTCGAACAGAATTACCCGAATCCATTTAATCCATCAACAAAAATAAAATTCACAGTAGGGGAGGCATATTATGCGTCCCAAGTGCATGTGTCGCTGCGAGTGTATGATGCAATCGGAAATGAAATAGCAACGTTAGTAAACGAAAGCAAACCGGCGGGTGAATATGAAATAACATTTGATGGGAATAATTTACCAAGCGGAGTTTACATATATAAGTTTGAAGCAGCAGGAGTAATTGAAACCAGGAAGATGCTAATGATTAAGTGA
- a CDS encoding AraC family transcriptional regulator: MFGVLQGIILFIAVGRSKKGNVSANRLLSYFILIITLTLFGRYFYTLQPLTLLNAKILFLGDFIIFLLGPLLYFYLLKLFNVQSEFRIHTSVHVVPAFLYLVIIFPFLIADRQTYINLSGDYANVFTGIEIFAILQNLFYVMLCNRVLNKHVSESNGYNSIAPQIRFYRLLLLITVTGLIFWSVSIGFRIFDPSGSGDYLGYQLVWISLSCSIITLGYYTLSNPEILTFVSASKKYESKPTGIENIDEVSVKLDNIMRETKPYLNPKLTLTELSEISGINTHLLSRIINEKHNKNFFAYVNSFRIEEFKQILEKEESKNLTLLAIAFEAGFNSKTTFNTAFKKLTNQTPSEYFKLAGNEE, translated from the coding sequence TTGTTTGGTGTACTTCAGGGTATTATTCTTTTCATTGCAGTTGGAAGATCAAAAAAAGGGAATGTCAGTGCCAACAGACTTCTTTCATATTTTATTTTGATAATCACACTAACATTGTTCGGAAGATATTTTTATACTCTTCAACCGCTCACACTGCTTAATGCCAAAATTTTATTTCTAGGTGATTTTATAATCTTCCTGCTTGGTCCGTTGTTATATTTTTACCTGTTAAAACTATTTAATGTCCAATCTGAATTTAGAATTCATACCTCCGTTCATGTTGTGCCGGCTTTTCTTTACCTGGTAATAATATTCCCGTTTCTTATTGCTGATAGGCAAACGTATATAAATTTATCCGGCGATTATGCCAACGTGTTTACAGGTATAGAAATATTCGCAATCCTTCAGAATCTGTTCTACGTTATGCTCTGCAACAGGGTATTAAACAAACATGTGAGTGAAAGCAACGGATATAATTCTATCGCGCCACAGATCAGGTTTTACCGGCTGTTACTTTTGATAACAGTTACCGGGTTAATTTTCTGGTCAGTTAGTATTGGATTCAGAATTTTTGATCCGTCAGGATCGGGTGATTATTTAGGTTATCAGCTTGTTTGGATTTCACTTTCCTGCTCAATAATTACTTTGGGTTATTACACATTATCAAATCCCGAAATACTAACTTTTGTTTCGGCATCTAAAAAATATGAATCAAAACCGACAGGCATTGAGAACATTGATGAAGTGAGTGTCAAACTTGATAATATTATGAGGGAAACAAAACCATATCTAAATCCGAAACTGACTTTAACTGAACTTTCAGAAATTAGCGGGATTAACACTCATTTATTATCAAGAATAATTAATGAAAAGCACAATAAAAATTTCTTTGCTTATGTAAATAGTTTCAGGATAGAAGAATTCAAACAGATACTTGAAAAGGAGGAAAGCAAAAATCTTACCTTGCTGGCTATTGCTTTCGAAGCCGGGTTCAATTCCAAAACCACTTTTAATACTGCATTTAAAAAACTGACAAATCAAACCCCGAGTGAATATTTTAAACTCGCGGGTAATGAAGAATAA